GATGAAGAAGAAACCATTAAAAACCGTATGGCTGGTGAAGTTAACCCTATTTTAGGTGGTCCTTTATTTAACTTTGCGTCCGGAATTTCACTCTTGCTATTTTATGCCTTTGCCATGCAGTGTATGAGTACGTTGGCTATAGTAAAACGTGAAACTAACAGTTGGAAATGGCCAGCTTGGCAATTGATAGTTATGACCGTTTTTGCTTATGTAGTAGCTTTAATTGCCTATCAATTATTAAAATAATTTTAAAGAAAAATGGGTCCAATTATTCAAAATATTATCGCTTTTACCATTCTAGGTCTGGCCATCTTATTTTTAATTCGGAAATTTATTTGGAGTCCTAAAAAGAAAAATTCGAAAAATTGTGGTGGTGACGATGGTTGTGGCTGCCACTAATTAACACCTGAAAACTGGATGTAATAGGCCGTTTTTTCAGTTTGCTTTTCGGCTTCTGGAAACGGCAGCACGTTATATAAATAGAGTTTTAATTCCCCATCTATAAACAACGCTTTGCGCTCTTCTATGGTGTAACTCGTAGGTGGAATTTTAAACGTTTCTGTGCTTATTAATTTTCCATTTTTACTAATTGCTAATTCAAAAACCACTTCGCCAGCCCACACACAGGTTACACCTTTAGGACAGCGAGAATCTGTAATTACCTCACTAAATTTTACGGTATAATCATCAACTATTAAACTATTTTGGTAGAACAACTTTTTTAAAATTAGAGGTGTTTCTGCGTTTACTTTTTCTTGTGAAAAACCCATAAAACCAATTAGTAAGCATAATCCGAAAAGGCATTTTTTCCACATAGTTTGTTTTTTTTTTGAATTTCAATTTCGAAAGCAGTCAAATTTTCAGAGCTTTTTTAAGTATAGATTTTTCGCCACACTTTGAGAAACCGTTAATAATTTACCATTAGCCTTAATGCTGATAGATTTATCAAAAGGCTCAATATGCATCACTTCAATAATCGAACCTAAACCAATATTGTTTTTATTTAAATATTGTAGAAATTCAGATGAACTATCATTCACACCCAAACAACTATATTTTTGGTGTTCTTGAGCTTGCGATAATATTATTTTTTCAACAAAGGTAATTTCGCCGTGTTTATCTGGAATAGGATCTCCATGAGGATCATGCGTTGGATGACCTAAAAAAGCATCTAATTCATCAATTAATTTTTGCGATTTAATATGTTCCAATTGTTCCGCTAAATCGTGAACCTCATCCCAAGTAAAATTTAACTTCTCCACTAAAAACACCTCCCAAAGTCGGTGTTTTCTAATAATATTAATCGCAATTTTTTTTCCAGATTCTGTTAAGGTCACACCCTTATACTTTTTATAATTCGCATAATCCTTTTCCGCTAATTTCCGAATCATGTCTGTTGCTGATGATGCTTTGGTATTCATAGCTTCAGCTAAAGCATTGGTATTCACATTCTCGCGTCCCTGTTTACCTAAATGATAAATAGCTTTAATGTAATTTTCTTCCGTTAACGTAATCATAGATATCTGTTATCTACCAAATATACAATATTAAACTTTTTAAATATATTTTTAGACTAATCTAAATTATTATTTATATTTGTCCAAATTATATTTATTATGAGGCTAATTATACTTGTCTTTTTTATAAGCATTGGAAGCTATGCTCAAACAAGCTTTAGCATTTCTGGCAGCATTGGTTCTGAAGGTGAATCACTTCCTTTTGCCAGTGTTTATCTAGAAAACACCACAACAAGAACAACTACAAATACTGATGGTTTTTATACCCTAAACAATATTTCTCCGGGAAATTACACGTTGGTAGCTTCCTTCACAGGACATACAACCGTTAAAAAAAATATACTTATTGAAGATAAAAACATAACCGTCAATTTTACATTGGAAAGCGGCGAATCTTTAGATGAAGTGGTAATCACAGGAACTCTAAAAGCAGTTTCTAGATTGGAGAGTCCTGTACCAGTTGAGATATACACATCTGCCTTTTTTAAAAAGAACCCAACATCCAATATATTTGAAGCGCTTCAAAATGTTAATGGTGTTAGACCACAGTTAAATTGCAATATTTGTAATACAGGAGACATTCATATCAACGGTCTCGAAGGACCTTATACTTTGGTCTTAATTGATGGAATGCCTATTGTTAGTGGTTTATCAACAGTTTATGGTTTATCTGGAATTCCAAATTCACTCATTGAACAAGTCGAAATTGTAAAAGGTCCAGCATCTTCTTTATATGGAAGTGAAGCCGTTGGCGGTTTAATTAATATTATTACAAAACTACCGGAAAACGCACCTATTTTCTTTGCCGACAGCAATATTAATACATGGGGAGAATGGAATTTAGACGCTGGGTTTAAAACAAAAGTAGGTAAAAAAGCCACGCTTCTTTTTGGAACCAACTATTTTAAATACGATAATCCCATAGATAATAACCACGATAATTTTACAGACGTTACCCTTCAAGATAGGATTTCTATTTTTCAAAAATGGAATTTTAAACGAAAACATAACCGCAAATTTTCTTTAGCTGGTCGTTATTTTTACGAAGATCGTTGGGGAGGCGAAATGAATTGGAATAAAAACTACAGAGGTGGAAATGAAATTTATGCAGAAAGCATTTATACATCACGCTACGAGTTAATTGGTGAATATCAATTACCTATTATTGAAAATATTAGCTTTCAATTTTCTTATTCGGATCATGACCAAAATTCTGTTTATGGAGACACGCCGTATTTAGCACAACAGCGTATAGGCTTTGGGCAATTTATTTGGGATAAACAGATTAAAAATCATGATTTTTTAATAGGCACAGCTATTCGTTACAATTATTATAACGATAATACCACAGCAACAATAAATGCTGATGAAGTAACTATTCCTTCCCTATTTATACAAGATGAAATTGATTTCGACGAGAAACAAAGCCTTCTATTAAGTTTGCGCTACGATTACGATGAACGTCACGGCAACATTTTTACACCACGTTTAGCTTACCGCTTCAAACCCACAGAAAGTGATATTATTAGACTGAATGCCGGAACAGGTTTCCGCGTCGTTAACCTTTTTACTGAAGAACATGCTGCACTAACTGGGGCTCGCGATGTTGTTATTAAAGAAGAATTAAAACCCGAACAATCCTATAACGTGACTTTAAATTATTTAAAAAAATTATATACCAAAAACGGCATGCTTTTTACCTTTGATACCTCGGCATGGTACACCTATTTTACAAACGCCATTATACCAGATTACGACACCAATCCCAACCAAATTATATATTCAAACCTAGATGGTTATTCCACATCTAAAGGTATTAGTTTAAGTGTTGATGCCACATTTGGAAGTGGCATTTCGGCTTCAATTGCTGCAACATGGCAAGATGTTTCACAAATTAAAAATGGCATACAAAGTCAACAAATTTTAACCGAAAGTTATTCGGGTGTGTGGTCATTTAGTTATAAAAATTATCCAACAAATTTAACGCTAGATTATACAGGAAATTTATACGGTCCCATGCGTTTACCGCTATTAGGTGATTTAGATCCACGAGAAGAATATTCACCCGTTTGGAGCATTCAAAATATCCAACTGACCTATGATGGTATAACCAATTTTGAATTTTATGGAGGCGTAAAAAACATACTTGACTGGACACCGAACCAGGGAAATCCATTTATAATTGCACGTGCTGATGATCCGTTTGATGAAAACGTACAATTTGACCCAAACGGGAATGTTATTCCAACCCCAGATAATCCCTATGCATTAACCTTCGATCCATCCTATGTTTATGGACCAAATCAAGGGATTCGATTCTTCTTTGGTGTTCGTTACAAATTACGTTAAATCTCTATTTTTTTAGTACCTTCGCAACTATAATTTAGGCTTATGAAAAAATTAGTTTTTGTCATTACAATTTTGGGAATAGTTTATTCTTGTAAAAACGAAAATAACACCAATTCCAAATTACAAGTTGTTACAACCACAACTATGATAACCGATTTAGTTCAAAATATTGGTGGGAATTATATAGATGTTGAGGGTTTAATGGGAAGCGGTGTAGATCCACATTTATATAAAGCCAGTGAAGGCGATGTCAATAAAATTGCGCATGCTGATGTTATTTTTTATGGTGGATTACACTTGGAAGGCAAACTCGTTGAAGTCTTCGAAAAAATGGGAAGTCAAAATATTAATACCATTGCCGTTTCAGATGCGGTAGATAAAAAAACACTAATTGGGTCTGAATATTTCGCCTCTAATTATGATCCCCATATATGGTTTGATGTAACAAATTGGGAATTAATTACACAATTTGTTGTCGAAAAATTATCAGAAGCCAACCCAGAACATCAAGCAGCTTTCGAAAAAAATGGTGCGGATTATTTAGAAAAGTTAAAAGCTTTAAATGAAGAAATAAAGTCTGTAATCAGTACACTACCAGAAGACAAACGTATTCTAGTTACCGCTCATGATGCATTTAATTATTTTGGCCAAGCTTACGGTTTTGAAGTTGTTGGGCTTCAAGGGTTATCAACGGCTACCGAGGCTGGTGTTCAAGACGTTCAAAATTTAGCTACCTTTATTATTGACAAACAAGTAAAAGCCATTTTTGTAGAAAGTTCCGTGCCAAAACGTACTATTGAAGCACTCCAAGCTGCCGTACAATCTAAAGGTTTTGATGTGCAAATTGGTGGCACATTATATTCAGATGCATTGGGAAATGCTGGCACAGAAGAAGGTACGTATATTGGTATGTTTACCTATAATGTGAATACGATTGTGAATGCGCTCAAGTAATAAAAGTGAATTATAAAAATTCAAGTTCTATTTTGATTAAAGACATGTAAAGAACTAAAAAAAGGTAAGGTGAAATTCCCTTATCAACTCGTAGAATTGACCATCAAAATTCAGAAATAATGAGTGAAAAAACGGAATTGCAAAGCGCAGCTTCAAGCATGAAGATTTGAAAACGAATGGCACTTTAGTGATTTACTAATTTTGACAATGATTTTTTGGTTCGTTTTGTATCAAGACAAAATGAACAGAAATATATTTATGAAACAACCAAACGAAAATAAAAACACAACGGACCCGTCGGGCGTCATGGCCGTTCAAATAGACGACCTTACCGTTGCCTATAACTACAAACCCGTACTTTGGGATATTGACTTGGAAATCCCAGAAGGCGTGCTTATGGCCATTGTTGGCCCAAATGGCGCCGGAAAATCCACGCTTATCAAAGCCATTTTAGGAATTTTAAAACCTATAGCTGGTAGTGTAAGCATTTACGGCAAACCCTATAATAAACAACGAGATTTAGTAGCGTATGTTCCACAAAAAGGGAGTGTGGATTGGGATTTTCCTACGACAGCTTTAGATGTTGTTATGATGGGAACTTATGGAAGTTTGGGCTGGATTAAACGACCAGGGCAAAAGGAGAAAAAAGCATCTTTAGAAGCTTTGGAACAAGTGGGGATGTTAGCCTTTAAAAACCGTCAAATTAGTCAGCTGTCTGGTGGTCAGCAACAACGTATTTTTTTAGCACGAGCACTCGTTCAAGATGCTTCCATTTATTTTATGGATGAACCCTTTCAAGGTGTGGATGCTACAACTGAAATTGCCATTATTAACATCCTAAAAGCTTTACGAAAAGCGAATAAAACGGTCATTGTTGTCCATCACGATTTACAAACCGTTCCGGAGTATTTTGACTGGGTAACTTTCTTAAATGTGAAAAAAATTGCCACTGGTCCTGTTAAAGATATTTTTAATGATGACAACCTAACAAAGACCTATGGTATTAATTATAAGGTGAGTATTCAGAAATAAAATTCCTGGGAACGCATGAATCTCGTATATATACCAAAATTAAGTATAGAAACATATCCTAAAAACTAAAGACTAATAGACTTAACACAATACATAGAACTCCTCATCAACGATTATACTTTACGTACTATCACGCTTGGCACTGCTATTTTAGGAGCCGTAACTGGTATGCTAGGAAGTTTTGCTGTATTGCGAAAACAAAGCTTACTAGGTGATGCCATTTCGCATGCTGCCTTGCCTGGAATTGCCATTGCATTTTTAATTACAGGAGCCAAAGACAGCAACACCTTATTACTTGGAGCTTTAGTCAGCGGCTTAATCGGAACGTTTTGGATTCGTGGAATTGTTACTAAAACACACTTAAAATCAGATACGGCTTTAGGATTAATTTTGTCCTTGTTTTTTGGATTTGGAATGCTCTTATTAACCTTTATTCAAAAACAACCCAATGCCAATCAAGCGGGTTTGGAAAAATATTTATTCGGCCAGGCAGCAACACTTGTAGAAAGTGATGTTTGGCTGATGGCAATTGTTACTGGGCTTTGCTTAATTGTTTTACTCCTATTTTGGAAAGAATTTAAAATTCTTTTATTTGATAAAGATTATGCACAAACCATTGGTTTTAACACAAAAATAATTGACATTCTTATTACCTCGTTCATCGTGGTAGCCATTGTTTTAGGCCTACAAACAGTTGGCGTGGTATTAATGAGCGCCATGCTTTTAGCACCTGCAGCTGCAGCGCGACAGTGGACAAATAGCTTAAGTACCATGGTATTTCTGGCGGCTATTTTTGGTGCATTTTCGGGTGTTTTTGGAACGGCCATTAGCGCTAGTCAAAACAACTTATCTACAGGACCCGTAATTGTTTTAGTGGCATCCGTGTTTGTATTGTTTTCCTTTATTTTTTCACCAAATCGTGGATTACTTTTCAGACAAATTAGATTTATTAAAAATCGTCGTGATTTAGAACAACATAAAACGTTAGCATTCATGTTTCAAATTGCGAAAACACACGATAATATTTCGCATCCGCATACCATTAAAATTCTAAATAATTTTCAAGGATTTACAAGAGGAACACTTCAAAAATTAGTCGATAAAAATTATGTTACGCTTGATGGAACGATGTGGAGTTTAACGCAGGAAGGTTTTGAAACCGCTTCCAATTTGTACAACCAACAAACTACAAAACATGAGTAGCGCACAATTTGAAATACAGCTTATTGCTAGTTTGGTGGCCTTAGCCTGTGCCATTCCAGGAACTTTCTTGGTACTGCGGAAAATGGCCATGATTAGTGACGCCATTAGTCATTCTATTTTACCAGGTTTAGTGGTTGGATTTTTTATTACCCAAGATTTAAATTCGCCATTACTTATACTTTTAGCAGCATTAACTGGTGTAATTACGGTTGTTTTGGTGGAACAAATTCAGAAAACAGGATTAGTAAAGGAAGACACAGCTATCGGACTCGTTTTTCCGGCCCTGTTTAGTATAGGTGTCATTATGATTGCAAAAAATGCCAATGACATCCACCTAGACGTAGATGCTGTTTTACTAGGTGAATTAGCATTTGCCCCTTTTGATAGACTCATTATTTCAGGAACAGATGTTGGCCCAAAATCCCTTTGGGTAATTGGCACCATTCTATTAATTACAATTGGACTTTTAATCGCCTTTTTTAAAGAACTCAAATTAAGCACGTTTGATGCTGGTTTGGCAGCATCTTTAGGATTTTCACCTGTCGCTATTCATTATGGATTAATGACGGTTTCATCGGTAACAACTGTTGGCGCCTTTGATGCTGTTGGTGCTATTTTAGTCGTGGCGCTTATGATTGCTCCTGCTGCAAGTGCCTATTTACTAACAACCGATTTAAAGAAAATGCTCGCATTATCCATGTTTTTTGGCGTGTTTAGTGCTATTTCTGGTTATTGGCTAGCGCATTGGTTAGATGCTTCCATTGCGGGATCCATCACTACCATGTTAGGTGTTTTATTTTTAATTGTGTATTTATTTGCACCTAGCAAAGGATTAATTGTCGTAATGTATCGTGAGAAACAGCAAAAAATTGAAGTGTCGCTTCTCACCTTTTTACTGCATTTAAAAAACCACGCTGAAGCTAGTGAACGCCATGTGAATCATCTTTCCGAACATATTAACTGGCAAAAAATTCGAGCAAAAACGGTTTTAGATTTAGCTCAAAAAAACAATATGATTACTATTGATAACAACCTTGTTTCCTTAACCGAAAAAGGGGATATATTTACCACACAAGCTATCGATTATATCATTACCAACGAAGATGCACAAATTGAAGATATGAAGGATGATTTCTTTTTGTTTAGGGGTTAATCCGTTTTAAAAAAATAAAACCAAATTATCTATTGTAATCTAACAAACTATCAATATATTTGTAACCATGTATAAGGTTGTGTAATATGGTTATTAAAGATTATTATTCTATTTCAGAGGTATCAGATATTTTGGGGAAAAGCACAGAAACCTTAAGGCGCTGGGACAATTCTGGCAAACTTCCTGCTGCTCGTGAACCGATGAGTGATTATAGAATTTATAGAAAAGAGCAACTAGAGCTTTTTCCAAGGTTTAATGAATACATAAATGGAAATGATTTTCAAGGGAATTTTGTAAAACCAGATAATGCATATTCTGTTTTAGAATTGTTTGCTGGAGCAGGTGGATTAGCTTTAGGACTTGAAAAAGCGGGTTTAAAATGTGTTGCCTTAAATGAAATTGACAAATGGGCTTGTGGAACCTTAAGAAAAAACAGGCCAAATTGGAATATTTTGGAAGGTGATATTCAAAATTTTGATTTTTCAGATTACACCAATAAAGTTGATATAGTAACTGGCGGATTTCCTTGTCAAGCTTTTAGCTATGCTGGGAAAAAACTAGGATTGAATGATACACGGGGTACTTTGTTTTATGAATTTGCGCGCGTTGTTAATGATGTGAAGCCAAAAATTTGTTTAGGTGAAAACGTTAAAGGTTTATTAAGTCATGAAAAAGGAAAAACACTTGAAGGCATGATTTCTGTTTTAGATGAAATTGGCTACAATGTTGTAACACCAACCAAAGTTTTAAAAGCTATAAATTATAATGTTCCCCAGAAAAGAGAACGCCTTATTTTAATAGGTGTTCGTAAAGATATCCATTTAAAATATAAATACCCTTTACCTTATGACACCATTTACAATTTGAGTGATGCTTTAAAAAAAGGTGAATTATTTGATTGTAATGTTCCAAAATCTGAAGGCTCAAAATATCCACAACATAAAAAAGACGTTTTAGATTTGGTTCCGCAAAAGGGATATTGGCGCGATTTGCCTTTAGATATTCAAAAGGAATACATGCAAAAAAGCTTCTATTTGGGTGGTGGAAAAACAGGAATGGCAAGACGTATTGGCTGGGACGAACCTTGTTTGACGTTAACCTGTAGTCCTGCTCAAAAACAAACGGAACGCTGTCATCCTGAAGAAACGAGACCTTTTACCGTAAGAGAATACGCACGAATTCAAACCTTCCCCGACAACTGGAAATTCCATGGTTCTGTAAGTCAACAATACAAACAAATAGGTAATGCAGTTCCTGTAAATTTAGCTAAAGAAATAGGTTATTCTTTGGTCTCTTTTTTGAATAAATATTATGAGATTCATCAAAAAAATTTAGATTCTATTTCTTTTGAAAGCGCATCGATAGTTTGATTTAAAACTGATGTACCATCCATTTCTAAAGCAACTTCGCCAACGGCATCGATAAGATCTAAATAAAAGTCCTTTTTACCCGTTAATCTGTACCAAAAATCTCCACCAATTATAACCGGATATTTTTCGTTTATCTTTTTGTAATGAGAACTTAATTCCAAAGTTTCGCCATACAAAACGCCAACTACCATATCATTTATACCAATATTTAAATTATTCGTTCTCGCCAAATTAATTGTTCCTATAAAGTGATTAAAAATAGTTGTAACATCATCAGAATTAATAGTATTGGGGCCGGATTTTAATTGACAATACTTTTTTCTACCATCTATGGCATCTACATACTCAATATCAATTCCTGGCGTAGTAGAACCGTACCCTTCAAAAAGCATGCTGATTAATTTTTGAAATCGCA
Above is a window of Bizionia sp. M204 DNA encoding:
- a CDS encoding FeoB-associated Cys-rich membrane protein, encoding MGPIIQNIIAFTILGLAILFLIRKFIWSPKKKNSKNCGGDDGCGCH
- a CDS encoding metal-dependent transcriptional regulator, which codes for MITLTEENYIKAIYHLGKQGRENVNTNALAEAMNTKASSATDMIRKLAEKDYANYKKYKGVTLTESGKKIAINIIRKHRLWEVFLVEKLNFTWDEVHDLAEQLEHIKSQKLIDELDAFLGHPTHDPHGDPIPDKHGEITFVEKIILSQAQEHQKYSCLGVNDSSSEFLQYLNKNNIGLGSIIEVMHIEPFDKSISIKANGKLLTVSQSVAKNLYLKKL
- a CDS encoding TonB-dependent receptor, which gives rise to MRLIILVFFISIGSYAQTSFSISGSIGSEGESLPFASVYLENTTTRTTTNTDGFYTLNNISPGNYTLVASFTGHTTVKKNILIEDKNITVNFTLESGESLDEVVITGTLKAVSRLESPVPVEIYTSAFFKKNPTSNIFEALQNVNGVRPQLNCNICNTGDIHINGLEGPYTLVLIDGMPIVSGLSTVYGLSGIPNSLIEQVEIVKGPASSLYGSEAVGGLINIITKLPENAPIFFADSNINTWGEWNLDAGFKTKVGKKATLLFGTNYFKYDNPIDNNHDNFTDVTLQDRISIFQKWNFKRKHNRKFSLAGRYFYEDRWGGEMNWNKNYRGGNEIYAESIYTSRYELIGEYQLPIIENISFQFSYSDHDQNSVYGDTPYLAQQRIGFGQFIWDKQIKNHDFLIGTAIRYNYYNDNTTATINADEVTIPSLFIQDEIDFDEKQSLLLSLRYDYDERHGNIFTPRLAYRFKPTESDIIRLNAGTGFRVVNLFTEEHAALTGARDVVIKEELKPEQSYNVTLNYLKKLYTKNGMLFTFDTSAWYTYFTNAIIPDYDTNPNQIIYSNLDGYSTSKGISLSVDATFGSGISASIAATWQDVSQIKNGIQSQQILTESYSGVWSFSYKNYPTNLTLDYTGNLYGPMRLPLLGDLDPREEYSPVWSIQNIQLTYDGITNFEFYGGVKNILDWTPNQGNPFIIARADDPFDENVQFDPNGNVIPTPDNPYALTFDPSYVYGPNQGIRFFFGVRYKLR
- a CDS encoding metal ABC transporter solute-binding protein, Zn/Mn family, with product MKKLVFVITILGIVYSCKNENNTNSKLQVVTTTTMITDLVQNIGGNYIDVEGLMGSGVDPHLYKASEGDVNKIAHADVIFYGGLHLEGKLVEVFEKMGSQNINTIAVSDAVDKKTLIGSEYFASNYDPHIWFDVTNWELITQFVVEKLSEANPEHQAAFEKNGADYLEKLKALNEEIKSVISTLPEDKRILVTAHDAFNYFGQAYGFEVVGLQGLSTATEAGVQDVQNLATFIIDKQVKAIFVESSVPKRTIEALQAAVQSKGFDVQIGGTLYSDALGNAGTEEGTYIGMFTYNVNTIVNALK
- a CDS encoding metal ABC transporter ATP-binding protein, with protein sequence MKQPNENKNTTDPSGVMAVQIDDLTVAYNYKPVLWDIDLEIPEGVLMAIVGPNGAGKSTLIKAILGILKPIAGSVSIYGKPYNKQRDLVAYVPQKGSVDWDFPTTALDVVMMGTYGSLGWIKRPGQKEKKASLEALEQVGMLAFKNRQISQLSGGQQQRIFLARALVQDASIYFMDEPFQGVDATTEIAIINILKALRKANKTVIVVHHDLQTVPEYFDWVTFLNVKKIATGPVKDIFNDDNLTKTYGINYKVSIQK
- a CDS encoding metal ABC transporter permease; protein product: MLGSFAVLRKQSLLGDAISHAALPGIAIAFLITGAKDSNTLLLGALVSGLIGTFWIRGIVTKTHLKSDTALGLILSLFFGFGMLLLTFIQKQPNANQAGLEKYLFGQAATLVESDVWLMAIVTGLCLIVLLLFWKEFKILLFDKDYAQTIGFNTKIIDILITSFIVVAIVLGLQTVGVVLMSAMLLAPAAAARQWTNSLSTMVFLAAIFGAFSGVFGTAISASQNNLSTGPVIVLVASVFVLFSFIFSPNRGLLFRQIRFIKNRRDLEQHKTLAFMFQIAKTHDNISHPHTIKILNNFQGFTRGTLQKLVDKNYVTLDGTMWSLTQEGFETASNLYNQQTTKHE
- a CDS encoding metal ABC transporter permease — translated: MSSAQFEIQLIASLVALACAIPGTFLVLRKMAMISDAISHSILPGLVVGFFITQDLNSPLLILLAALTGVITVVLVEQIQKTGLVKEDTAIGLVFPALFSIGVIMIAKNANDIHLDVDAVLLGELAFAPFDRLIISGTDVGPKSLWVIGTILLITIGLLIAFFKELKLSTFDAGLAASLGFSPVAIHYGLMTVSSVTTVGAFDAVGAILVVALMIAPAASAYLLTTDLKKMLALSMFFGVFSAISGYWLAHWLDASIAGSITTMLGVLFLIVYLFAPSKGLIVVMYREKQQKIEVSLLTFLLHLKNHAEASERHVNHLSEHINWQKIRAKTVLDLAQKNNMITIDNNLVSLTEKGDIFTTQAIDYIITNEDAQIEDMKDDFFLFRG
- the dcm gene encoding DNA (cytosine-5-)-methyltransferase — translated: MVIKDYYSISEVSDILGKSTETLRRWDNSGKLPAAREPMSDYRIYRKEQLELFPRFNEYINGNDFQGNFVKPDNAYSVLELFAGAGGLALGLEKAGLKCVALNEIDKWACGTLRKNRPNWNILEGDIQNFDFSDYTNKVDIVTGGFPCQAFSYAGKKLGLNDTRGTLFYEFARVVNDVKPKICLGENVKGLLSHEKGKTLEGMISVLDEIGYNVVTPTKVLKAINYNVPQKRERLILIGVRKDIHLKYKYPLPYDTIYNLSDALKKGELFDCNVPKSEGSKYPQHKKDVLDLVPQKGYWRDLPLDIQKEYMQKSFYLGGGKTGMARRIGWDEPCLTLTCSPAQKQTERCHPEETRPFTVREYARIQTFPDNWKFHGSVSQQYKQIGNAVPVNLAKEIGYSLVSFLNKYYEIHQKNLDSISFESASIV
- a CDS encoding PmeII family type II restriction endonuclease — translated: MEEKQRLLLLEKAKDFFRDEIVEAHIKVGCKKAGRLKNYNVNPFLFKYLANFLKGNDSPRSIAEALVLPRVLGSSINTSFGMRFQKLISMLFEGYGSTTPGIDIEYVDAIDGRKKYCQLKSGPNTINSDDVTTIFNHFIGTINLARTNNLNIGINDMVVGVLYGETLELSSHYKKINEKYPVIIGGDFWYRLTGKKDFYLDLIDAVGEVALEMDGTSVLNQTIDALSKEIESKFF